The following are encoded together in the Planococcus antarcticus DSM 14505 genome:
- the brnQ gene encoding branched-chain amino acid transport system II carrier protein: MEKKALTKTDILTLGLMLFALFLGAGNIIFPPYLGQLAGDQLIFAITGFLLTGVGLPLLGILAIAKAGGDLQSIAGRVHPIFGIVFTLIIYLAIGPFFGIPRTATVAFEIGTAPFLPASFAESFWSLTIFTVIFFTITVLFAMNPTKLVDRIGKVLTPLLILVIGLLAIKSFLTPMGSINSPIGNYDTEAFFESFLQGYLTMDAIAALVFGIVIIQSIRSKGITDTRTILKSTAYAGFIAAIGLSAVYLSLSYIGATSVEAIGLQDNGGIIIAMASRVLYGDIGGIILSAAITFACLTTSIGLVSATAQFSFKIFPKISYIVYVLFFAAFSAIIANVGLTQLIAISLPVLLAIYPVAIVLVILSFFDHAFYRKPYVYMIALSATAVVSIFDALRSTGIVFEQVDSTLSHLLFFEQGIGWVLPAAIGTLIGMIIARSTHKIN; this comes from the coding sequence ATGGAAAAGAAGGCGCTTACAAAAACAGATATTCTGACCCTGGGGCTGATGCTTTTCGCTTTGTTTCTAGGGGCTGGCAATATCATCTTCCCCCCTTATTTGGGACAACTTGCCGGTGATCAATTGATTTTTGCCATAACTGGATTTTTACTAACTGGAGTTGGTCTTCCCTTACTGGGTATTCTGGCTATCGCAAAAGCTGGCGGAGATCTTCAATCCATTGCAGGACGAGTCCACCCTATATTTGGTATCGTCTTTACCTTGATTATTTATTTGGCCATTGGACCTTTTTTCGGTATTCCGCGTACAGCTACAGTTGCGTTTGAAATCGGTACAGCTCCTTTTCTTCCAGCCTCTTTTGCTGAATCTTTCTGGTCTTTAACTATCTTTACTGTTATCTTCTTCACAATTACTGTCTTATTTGCGATGAATCCGACAAAGTTGGTTGATAGAATTGGTAAAGTACTGACACCCTTATTAATACTAGTAATTGGGTTATTGGCCATAAAAAGTTTTCTGACTCCGATGGGTTCCATAAATTCACCGATTGGCAATTACGACACTGAAGCATTTTTCGAGAGTTTTTTACAAGGCTACCTTACGATGGATGCTATAGCAGCTTTGGTCTTCGGAATAGTCATTATTCAATCTATCCGCAGCAAAGGGATCACGGATACCAGGACCATTTTAAAGTCCACCGCCTATGCCGGATTTATCGCGGCCATCGGTTTGTCCGCCGTCTATTTGTCATTAAGTTATATTGGAGCCACTAGTGTTGAGGCTATCGGTCTGCAGGATAATGGCGGTATCATTATCGCTATGGCTTCACGCGTTCTATATGGAGACATTGGTGGAATAATTCTTTCTGCGGCAATAACCTTTGCATGCCTGACAACATCTATTGGATTGGTATCAGCAACAGCACAATTTTCCTTTAAAATTTTCCCTAAAATTTCTTACATCGTCTATGTTTTATTTTTCGCAGCTTTTTCTGCCATTATTGCGAATGTCGGCTTAACGCAATTAATCGCTATTTCACTTCCTGTATTGCTGGCTATTTATCCCGTGGCAATTGTTCTAGTGATTTTGTCTTTTTTTGACCATGCATTCTACCGGAAGCCTTATGTCTATATGATTGCCCTTTCCGCAACCGCGGTTGTCAGTATTTTTGATGCATTGCGTTCGACCGGCATTGTTTTTGAACAAGTGGATTCGACGTTAAGCCATTTGTTGTTTTTTGAACAGGGCATCGGTTGGGTTCTCCCAGCTGCTATTGGAACTTTAATCGGAATGATAATTGCACGATCTACACATAAGATTAATTAA
- a CDS encoding general stress protein: MRSGNREFEIVFSQSEMDTAIQALKSKGFQEKDIYVLANDKKLVESAGSKGIHADQANSISNRFKSFLGGKDIVRKELDRFNLNQDRADDYEREIEKGAVLLYTNGESSSSGDEHFSSLDDSKTAIDLEEKTAGTPGSGSVDRHTDTHHDPDEIYAREVSREDQHARAGKSDRLQDSRLNGDEIHPTGGGQKMKALSAKKKWTMSLLFKQRKAKTTYCGKTESIVGKMSLHLV, translated from the coding sequence ATGAGATCCGGAAATCGTGAATTTGAAATTGTATTCAGTCAATCAGAAATGGATACCGCCATACAAGCTTTAAAATCAAAAGGTTTCCAAGAAAAGGATATCTACGTCTTAGCTAATGATAAAAAACTAGTGGAGTCTGCTGGCAGTAAAGGTATTCATGCTGATCAAGCGAACTCGATTTCCAATCGTTTCAAGTCTTTTCTCGGTGGCAAAGACATTGTTAGAAAAGAGTTGGATCGTTTTAATTTGAATCAGGACAGAGCAGATGACTATGAGCGTGAAATTGAAAAAGGTGCTGTTCTTCTTTATACAAATGGGGAAAGCTCTTCATCAGGAGACGAACATTTTTCATCTTTGGATGATTCAAAAACTGCAATAGATTTGGAAGAGAAAACTGCCGGTACACCTGGATCAGGATCTGTTGACCGCCATACAGATACGCATCATGATCCCGATGAAATCTATGCACGTGAAGTTTCCAGAGAAGATCAACACGCAAGAGCTGGGAAAAGCGATCGTCTTCAGGATTCCCGTCTGAATGGGGATGAAATTCATCCTACTGGGGGGGGCCAAAAGATGAAGGCTCTGTCCGCGAAAAAGAAATGGACCATGAGCCTGCTCTTCAAACAAAGGAAGGCGAAGACAACTTATTGCGGGAAGACGGAGTCAATCGTCGGCAAGATGAGCCTTCACCTGGTGTAG
- a CDS encoding general stress protein, which yields MSFDKTILAVVFSENDLKNKIEDLKSAGYKEQNLHIIAKDTEHFENYAFDKEEVGTFTDKFKGFISGDSGVREGVKSLGLSETETERYTADLEKGGIIVYKDEDEETVLDSISINELDANQENPNDSQRHQFINSVDNNFDEQEDRFAHGETFQQDPTLVQDERHNSFTTQQDPEIEKVRGGSSEAEKHSQNNKKYK from the coding sequence ATGAGTTTCGATAAAACAATACTAGCGGTAGTATTCTCGGAAAATGACTTGAAAAATAAAATAGAAGATTTGAAAAGCGCTGGTTACAAGGAGCAAAATCTTCATATCATAGCAAAAGATACAGAGCACTTTGAAAATTATGCATTTGATAAAGAGGAAGTTGGTACGTTTACCGATAAATTTAAAGGATTTATTTCTGGAGACAGCGGTGTCCGCGAAGGGGTTAAGTCACTAGGCCTTTCAGAAACAGAAACAGAACGTTATACGGCCGATTTGGAAAAAGGTGGAATTATTGTATATAAAGATGAAGACGAAGAAACTGTTCTCGATTCAATCTCGATCAACGAATTGGATGCAAATCAGGAAAATCCGAACGATTCACAAAGACATCAATTCATCAATTCTGTCGACAATAATTTTGACGAACAAGAGGACCGCTTTGCACATGGAGAAACATTCCAACAAGATCCTACTTTGGTTCAAGATGAAAGACATAACTCATTTACTACACAGCAAGATCCTGAAATTGAAAAAGTTAGAGGCGGCTCAAGTGAAGCTGAAAAGCACAGTCAAAATAACAAAAAATATAAGTGA
- a CDS encoding helix-turn-helix domain-containing protein → METGMRLKYHRSKQKISLEEVASGILSPRELKKMENGSKDPALKDLEALCKKLTIPLAPKDNPIGKVLVKNFKNSLLHPQNKAKIMEQYTDIQGHPLLHADEDVELEYSIQQIRYFIIIGDLDSAEEKIKEMERFREFMNQEQFYLFHKYNGNYNYILNDFEKALKTYLVAEKIAPNTISASELGDLYYSIGISSTKCRETEMAFKYSEMALKIYQQEFIPKRIVECHLNIAITHQHFGNFRMSMEHYKNALTIGNKLEIDILRFTTEFNLGYSYFIYQNYNLSVVHIENSLKYIHPEYTADLLSSYCILIKCQYELNNFDAAKVWIRKGLEIVENKKLNIHSPTNHIFKEAYIEFICLVHLLDENYEDFENYVLRKLIPSLEATGNYFESGYYFGHLGQIFYEQERYKESAEIMNKARESYKNINILFRE, encoded by the coding sequence ATGGAAACGGGAATGCGTTTAAAATATCATCGTTCGAAACAGAAAATCAGTTTGGAAGAAGTCGCCTCTGGCATACTATCTCCCAGAGAACTTAAAAAAATGGAAAATGGCAGTAAAGATCCCGCTTTAAAAGACTTAGAAGCTTTATGCAAGAAACTAACTATACCTTTAGCACCTAAAGATAATCCAATAGGAAAGGTGCTTGTAAAAAACTTTAAAAATTCACTACTCCACCCGCAGAACAAAGCTAAAATCATGGAACAGTATACCGATATCCAAGGGCACCCCTTATTGCATGCAGACGAAGATGTGGAACTGGAGTATAGTATTCAGCAGATTAGGTATTTTATTATCATCGGAGATTTGGATAGTGCCGAAGAGAAGATTAAAGAAATGGAACGTTTCAGAGAGTTTATGAATCAAGAGCAGTTCTATTTATTTCATAAATACAACGGAAACTACAATTACATTCTCAACGATTTTGAAAAAGCTCTCAAAACTTACCTTGTCGCTGAAAAAATAGCGCCTAATACAATTTCTGCTTCAGAACTTGGCGATCTTTATTACTCAATTGGAATTTCCAGCACCAAATGCAGAGAAACAGAAATGGCTTTTAAGTATTCCGAAATGGCGTTGAAGATTTATCAGCAAGAGTTCATACCAAAGCGTATAGTAGAATGTCATTTAAATATAGCAATCACTCACCAACATTTCGGTAATTTCAGGATGTCGATGGAGCATTACAAAAATGCTTTGACAATAGGCAATAAACTAGAGATTGATATTCTGCGTTTTACGACAGAATTTAATCTAGGGTATTCTTACTTTATATACCAAAATTACAATCTTTCAGTTGTTCACATTGAAAATTCATTAAAATATATTCACCCAGAATATACAGCAGACCTTTTATCAAGTTATTGCATTTTAATTAAATGTCAATATGAGTTAAACAACTTTGACGCTGCAAAAGTATGGATTCGTAAAGGCTTAGAAATAGTGGAAAATAAGAAATTAAATATCCATTCTCCGACTAACCACATATTTAAAGAAGCTTACATTGAATTTATTTGCTTGGTACACCTCTTGGACGAAAACTATGAAGATTTCGAAAACTATGTTCTAAGAAAATTAATTCCTAGTCTTGAGGCTACAGGCAATTACTTCGAAAGCGGCTATTATTTCGGACATTTAGGGCAAATATTTTATGAGCAAGAACGTTATAAAGAGTCAGCTGAAATCATGAACAAAGCAAGAGAATCATATAAGAATATTAATATTTTATTTAGGGAGTGA
- a CDS encoding gamma-glutamyl-gamma-aminobutyrate hydrolase family protein — protein sequence MTVKNKPVIGITARVEEDQTYSLDPVYGRAILKAGGLPLIVPIVDKEDIPLLCERLDGLIVTGGGDINPTLYGEEPHLRLGAVYPGSDEYEKELILKFLELDKPFIGMCRGLQMFNISLGGTNYQDLEAQFEGELHQHKQMAMRTHRTHSVILEENSLLYDIMKEKKFNVNSFHHQGVKDVSDQLTVAAKASDGLVEALESKHHQFAMGIQWHPEEFALQGDDASMNIFKRFVDECLVDKKQNQ from the coding sequence ATGACAGTTAAAAACAAACCAGTAATCGGCATAACAGCACGTGTAGAAGAAGATCAAACCTATTCATTAGATCCAGTATACGGCAGAGCAATTCTGAAGGCAGGCGGCTTGCCGCTGATTGTACCAATTGTAGACAAAGAAGATATCCCATTGCTATGTGAACGTTTGGATGGACTGATTGTCACGGGTGGAGGGGACATTAACCCGACACTGTACGGAGAAGAACCTCATTTACGTCTTGGAGCTGTATATCCAGGCAGTGATGAGTATGAAAAAGAATTGATCTTAAAATTCCTTGAGCTGGACAAACCGTTTATCGGAATGTGCCGCGGACTCCAAATGTTCAATATTTCATTGGGCGGTACCAATTATCAAGACTTAGAGGCTCAATTTGAAGGCGAACTGCACCAACACAAGCAAATGGCAATGCGGACTCATCGCACCCACTCGGTAATTTTGGAAGAAAATAGTTTGTTGTATGATATTATGAAAGAGAAAAAATTCAATGTAAACTCTTTCCACCATCAAGGAGTTAAAGATGTATCAGACCAATTGACTGTGGCTGCGAAAGCTTCTGATGGACTGGTGGAGGCACTGGAAAGTAAGCACCATCAATTCGCAATGGGCATCCAATGGCATCCAGAAGAATTTGCTCTTCAAGGTGACGACGCTTCTATGAATATTTTCAAGCGTTTTGTAGATGAATGCTTAGTTGACAAAAAACAAAATCAATAA
- a CDS encoding MGMT family protein — translation MQTFTEKALNVIKQIPAGKIMTYGQIAATAGSPRAARQVTRILHSMSAKHELPWHRIVNAQGQIVLRDEESRLFQRISLQSEGVEVDGNDQIDLNRFRFDPVIEEER, via the coding sequence ATGCAAACTTTTACTGAAAAAGCTTTGAACGTTATAAAGCAAATTCCAGCAGGCAAAATAATGACCTATGGCCAAATCGCGGCAACGGCTGGAAGTCCGCGAGCGGCTAGGCAAGTAACAAGAATACTCCACAGCATGAGTGCCAAGCATGAATTGCCTTGGCATAGAATCGTTAACGCACAAGGGCAAATTGTGCTAAGGGATGAAGAGTCCCGACTTTTCCAAAGGATCTCACTGCAAAGTGAAGGAGTGGAAGTAGACGGAAATGATCAAATCGATTTAAATCGGTTCCGCTTTGATCCTGTGATAGAAGAAGAGAGATAA
- a CDS encoding GNAT family N-acetyltransferase, translated as MYELIAIQEHGRWQKILDILQVSDIYYTSQYFLSALKLDPGEAFLFYYKDDDGEVAYPFIKRQLNEVDTPYFDTTTPFGYGGPILKAGKNHMDLATNFRKAFVEYCENERIIAEYIRFHPLKENACFFKDHLEISPLYETFSIKLKDYFGSVKNSQLSNEDNEKGSNLTVKKLGTVRHMFEFLVLYYSAARRREEADSYYFFTNDYFETLISSMGSNLHLFGAYHENKLVSACYILAMGDTIYFHLEGSLSEADSDDTMRTLLLKVAEWGEENYYAFFHLGSDFQGDTNREKKTKKRIANCKPAVFYIGQQVHNQQIYNKLVSLEDNDIARRYRNI; from the coding sequence ATGTACGAACTAATAGCTATACAAGAGCATGGTCGTTGGCAAAAGATTCTCGACATTTTACAAGTATCAGATATTTATTATACTAGCCAGTATTTTTTAAGTGCTCTGAAATTAGATCCAGGAGAAGCTTTTCTTTTTTACTATAAAGACGATGATGGAGAAGTTGCTTATCCTTTTATTAAGCGACAATTAAATGAAGTGGACACCCCTTATTTTGATACTACGACCCCTTTCGGTTATGGAGGACCGATATTAAAAGCGGGGAAAAATCATATGGATTTGGCTACCAACTTCAGGAAAGCTTTTGTTGAGTATTGTGAGAATGAGAGAATTATTGCTGAATATATCCGCTTTCATCCTTTGAAAGAAAATGCCTGTTTTTTTAAAGATCACCTGGAAATTTCTCCGCTGTATGAAACTTTCTCAATCAAGCTAAAAGATTATTTTGGTTCTGTGAAAAATTCTCAGCTATCTAATGAGGACAATGAAAAAGGTTCGAATTTGACAGTGAAAAAATTGGGAACTGTGCGCCATATGTTTGAATTTCTTGTGTTGTATTACTCTGCTGCAAGACGAAGAGAAGAAGCAGACAGTTATTACTTTTTCACAAACGATTATTTTGAAACATTGATCAGTTCGATGGGATCTAATCTTCATTTATTTGGTGCCTATCATGAAAACAAACTTGTATCGGCCTGCTATATTCTGGCGATGGGAGACACCATTTACTTTCATCTGGAAGGCAGTTTGTCTGAAGCAGACAGCGATGATACTATGAGGACCCTGCTTTTGAAAGTTGCTGAGTGGGGAGAAGAAAATTACTACGCTTTTTTTCACTTAGGCAGCGATTTTCAAGGAGATACAAATAGGGAGAAAAAAACAAAAAAAAGAATTGCCAATTGCAAACCGGCTGTTTTCTATATAGGGCAGCAAGTACACAATCAGCAAATCTATAACAAATTGGTTTCTTTAGAAGACAACGACATTGCTCGAAGATACCGAAACATTTAG
- a CDS encoding YveK family protein produces MADNKVIVHPLINLKNHVRIAFAFTLLLMLGVWVVFAFILKPQYQASSQMLIEESASATPHLAVESSKIDSQIIEAYASFAISPEILLKVKKELGLESSVADLQKQINVTHTDNSPVLTITVSSDDSYVSAKIANTIGFIFQNEVKASLKADHVNIISQALSEDKEVILSQQGLTLGLAIAAACGFIFSILITFSTVAVKAAVDSTNRVIRKKENQLQTVFK; encoded by the coding sequence ATGGCAGATAACAAAGTTATAGTGCATCCATTGATAAACTTGAAAAATCATGTCCGCATAGCGTTTGCCTTCACACTTCTTCTAATGTTGGGAGTATGGGTCGTATTTGCTTTTATTCTTAAACCGCAGTATCAGGCATCGAGCCAAATGCTCATTGAAGAGTCAGCGTCCGCTACGCCACACTTAGCAGTGGAAAGCAGTAAGATAGACTCTCAGATTATCGAAGCCTATGCAAGTTTTGCAATAAGTCCTGAAATACTATTGAAAGTGAAAAAAGAACTAGGATTGGAAAGTTCCGTCGCCGATTTACAGAAACAAATCAATGTGACCCATACCGATAATTCACCAGTTTTAACGATTACTGTTTCTTCCGATGACAGCTATGTATCAGCGAAAATTGCCAATACAATAGGATTTATCTTTCAAAATGAAGTAAAAGCCTCATTGAAAGCTGATCATGTGAATATTATTTCGCAGGCATTATCGGAAGATAAAGAAGTAATTCTCAGCCAACAAGGACTGACGCTTGGCTTAGCTATAGCGGCAGCTTGTGGTTTTATTTTCAGTATTCTTATAACATTCAGCACTGTTGCAGTTAAAGCTGCTGTCGATTCCACAAATAGAGTTATACGAAAAAAAGAAAATCAGTTGCAGACAGTATTCAAATGA